A genomic segment from Dethiosulfovibrio russensis encodes:
- a CDS encoding L-threonylcarbamoyladenylate synthase, whose product MSSPIKVDRWNPDKEVIDRAVSILKSGGLVGFPTETVYGLGADGLDGKAVSGIFEAKGRPSDNPLILHVGDPESVRKIARVDDRADMIMKNLWPGPLTLVLPALPIVPPEVTAGLDTVGVRMPSHPVALALLQACPFPVAAPSANTSGRPSPTDAATVARDLEDRVDLIIDGGSTEVGLESTVLDVTGKVPVLLRPGGLPVEVLADLLGEIALPVGELELKRSPGTRYRHYAPSVPLLLWKPEENDRPDFGGICRYIGMVEPVFPVDKSIIFDSVDSYGRGLFSALRELERNWDGTIVAQWPDSDGIGLALRDRLSRASGDR is encoded by the coding sequence ATGAGCTCGCCGATAAAGGTCGATCGCTGGAACCCCGATAAGGAGGTCATCGATAGGGCAGTCTCCATCCTCAAGTCGGGAGGGTTGGTTGGGTTTCCCACCGAGACGGTCTACGGACTGGGGGCCGACGGACTTGACGGAAAGGCTGTCTCTGGCATCTTCGAGGCAAAGGGCCGTCCGTCGGACAACCCTTTGATATTGCACGTCGGAGATCCGGAGTCGGTGAGAAAAATAGCAAGGGTGGACGATCGAGCTGATATGATCATGAAAAACCTCTGGCCCGGTCCTCTTACACTGGTATTGCCCGCCTTGCCCATCGTGCCTCCAGAGGTTACCGCCGGTTTGGACACGGTGGGAGTCCGGATGCCCTCTCATCCCGTGGCGCTGGCCCTTCTCCAGGCCTGCCCATTTCCCGTCGCCGCTCCCAGTGCCAACACCAGCGGGAGACCCAGTCCTACGGACGCGGCGACGGTGGCTCGAGACCTTGAAGACAGGGTTGATCTGATCATAGACGGGGGATCCACCGAGGTTGGATTGGAGTCAACCGTATTGGACGTAACTGGAAAAGTTCCCGTTTTACTCAGGCCCGGGGGGCTTCCGGTGGAGGTCCTGGCGGATCTTTTGGGCGAGATAGCTCTGCCCGTCGGGGAGCTGGAACTTAAGAGATCTCCCGGTACTAGATATCGTCATTACGCTCCGTCGGTTCCGCTTCTATTATGGAAACCTGAGGAAAACGACCGCCCTGATTTTGGCGGAATATGCCGTTATATAGGTATGGTCGAGCCGGTTTTCCCGGTGGATAAATCGATAATCTTCGATTCCGTCGATAGCTACGGAAGAGGTCTTTTTTCCGCCCTGAGAGAGTTGGAACGAAATTGGGATGGAACTATAGTGGCCCAGTGGCCCGATTCTGACGGAATAGGACTGGCTCTAAGGGACAGACTTTCCAGAGCTTCCGGCGATCGTTGA
- the rpoB gene encoding DNA-directed RNA polymerase subunit beta encodes MAEFVPVGKKRSRLTFGRVRDLVEIPDMVEVQRDSYRSFFQEDVDPDKRDSVGLQELLDEIFPIESYDGSFALEFVRYYLDRPATTQEESQQKDCTWHRPVRATIRLVNRKNLEIKEEEIFLGDFPMMTERGTFIINGTERVVVNQLARSAGIYFKVDYSAPVAETFTAKIIPDRGAWLEFAMGSGDALHVNIDNRKKLPGTLLLKAFGVSSNEEMLRLFGGEIEEVDISEELLIGRLLGETVLDEGGNVVVRKEERIGKEELERLWDLGRTRVKVWNVNPVFAATLEKDFTNNRDEAMLEIFRRLRPNDPARIENAREYIDSLFFDSRRYTLGRVGRYKLNRRLKLDLPDREYLLTIDDLVRIVKGIIVLRDTEEQRDVVSFPDVTEEFPDDIDHLGNRRVRSVGELLQNQVRIGLLRMERIAKERMTTVADLTKAMARDLINVRPISAALREFFGSGQLSQYMDQNNPLSELTHRRRLSALGPGGLSRERAGFEARDVHYTHYGRICPIETPEGPNIGLVTSLSTYSKVNQYGFLVTPRRPVVEGVVSLNPEDVVYLAADEEDNAFVGRANTPYDESTGRLSEEYCYARYRGRIVEVPQEKIDFLDISPKQIVSASTALIPFLEHDDANRALMGSNMQRQAVPLLLPEAPRVGTGMEGRIAKDSGSCVVAPEDGVVTYVDADRIEIRSDLGVYRSMSLQKFKRSNQGTIIHQRPIVSKGDVVSKGEIMADGQSVDQAELALGRNVLIAFIPWEGYNYEDAILLSERLVKEDFFTSIHIEEYEMDARDTKLGPEEITRDIPNVGEDALKDLDEFGVVRVGAEVNAGDILVGKVTPKGESDQSPEEKLLRAIFGEKAREVRDTSLHVPHGARGKVVAVKKLNKDENSDSLSPGVNEVVKVYVAQLRKITVGDKMSGRHGNKGVVSRVLPVEDMPYLPDGTPVDVCLNPLGVPSRMNLGQVLETILATVAVANDWHVATPVFEGAQEDEIYDLLDKLSQENPDYSTLTRGGTMQLIDGRTGEPMEYKTTVGYMYMLKLNHLVDDKLHARSIGPYSLITQQPLGGKAQFGGQRFGEMEVWALQGYGAAHVLQEMLTVKSDDIHGRLKTYEKIVKGQNLTRPGVPESFKVLVKELEGLGLGVDIEYNDGTIGPLLPDEDDEQSNAAPVPPKAEAVPAVAPEEASAPTPKEMEEMIFGNEDASAKESKISYAESNEALSDSPKPEEERKTSNEESNEALSDSSTVENDDVKGADR; translated from the coding sequence ATGGCCGAATTCGTACCCGTGGGCAAAAAGCGCAGCCGCCTCACCTTTGGGCGTGTTCGAGATCTAGTAGAGATCCCGGACATGGTCGAGGTGCAGCGAGATTCCTACCGAAGCTTCTTTCAGGAGGATGTCGATCCCGACAAAAGGGACAGCGTAGGACTTCAGGAACTTCTCGACGAGATTTTCCCGATTGAAAGTTACGACGGCTCCTTTGCCCTGGAGTTCGTCCGATACTATCTGGACAGGCCAGCCACTACACAGGAAGAGTCCCAGCAGAAGGATTGCACCTGGCATCGTCCCGTCCGAGCCACCATAAGACTCGTAAACAGAAAGAACCTGGAGATCAAGGAAGAGGAGATCTTTCTGGGCGACTTTCCGATGATGACAGAGAGGGGAACCTTCATCATCAACGGAACCGAAAGAGTCGTCGTCAACCAGCTTGCCCGCTCCGCGGGAATCTACTTCAAAGTAGACTATTCCGCCCCGGTGGCGGAGACCTTCACCGCCAAGATAATCCCCGACAGAGGAGCCTGGCTGGAGTTCGCCATGGGAAGCGGAGATGCCCTCCACGTCAACATAGACAACCGCAAGAAACTTCCTGGAACCCTTCTTCTCAAGGCCTTTGGAGTCTCGTCCAACGAGGAGATGCTTCGTCTTTTCGGAGGGGAGATAGAGGAGGTCGATATATCGGAGGAGCTTCTGATAGGCAGGCTTCTCGGTGAGACTGTCCTGGACGAGGGCGGAAACGTCGTGGTCCGCAAAGAGGAACGCATAGGGAAGGAAGAGCTCGAACGACTTTGGGACCTCGGACGAACGAGGGTGAAGGTCTGGAACGTCAACCCCGTTTTCGCCGCTACGTTGGAGAAGGATTTTACCAACAACAGAGACGAGGCTATGTTGGAGATATTCCGCAGACTTCGTCCTAATGATCCGGCCAGAATCGAGAACGCCAGAGAGTATATAGACAGCCTGTTCTTCGATTCCCGTCGTTACACTCTGGGCCGTGTCGGTCGCTACAAACTCAATAGACGGCTGAAGCTGGATCTGCCCGACAGGGAGTATCTGCTCACGATAGACGACCTGGTAAGGATCGTCAAGGGAATAATCGTCCTCAGAGACACGGAAGAGCAGAGGGATGTGGTTTCTTTCCCCGATGTCACCGAGGAGTTCCCCGACGATATCGACCACCTCGGCAATAGAAGAGTCCGTTCCGTGGGAGAGCTTCTCCAGAATCAGGTCAGAATAGGCCTTCTGCGAATGGAGAGAATAGCCAAGGAGCGTATGACTACCGTGGCGGATCTCACCAAGGCAATGGCCAGAGACCTCATAAACGTCAGGCCCATATCGGCCGCACTCAGGGAGTTTTTCGGTTCGGGACAGCTGTCTCAGTACATGGACCAGAACAATCCTTTGTCCGAACTGACCCACAGGCGGAGACTTTCCGCACTGGGGCCGGGTGGTCTTAGCAGAGAGAGAGCCGGCTTCGAGGCGAGAGACGTCCATTACACTCACTATGGCCGTATCTGCCCCATCGAGACCCCCGAGGGCCCCAATATCGGGTTGGTGACGTCTCTTTCGACCTACTCCAAGGTCAACCAATACGGTTTCTTAGTAACCCCCCGTCGTCCCGTGGTAGAGGGTGTCGTGTCTTTGAATCCCGAGGATGTAGTATACCTTGCGGCGGACGAGGAGGACAACGCCTTCGTAGGAAGGGCTAATACCCCCTACGACGAGAGTACCGGCCGTCTTTCCGAGGAATACTGCTACGCCCGTTACAGAGGACGTATAGTGGAGGTTCCCCAGGAGAAGATCGACTTTCTGGACATATCTCCTAAACAGATAGTCTCGGCTTCGACGGCCCTGATCCCTTTCCTGGAGCATGACGATGCCAATAGAGCCTTGATGGGATCGAACATGCAGCGTCAGGCCGTCCCGCTTCTGCTTCCGGAGGCCCCTAGGGTAGGCACCGGCATGGAGGGCAGGATAGCAAAGGATTCCGGTTCCTGCGTGGTGGCTCCGGAGGACGGTGTGGTCACCTACGTAGACGCCGACAGAATAGAGATAAGAAGCGACCTGGGGGTATATCGTTCCATGTCCCTCCAGAAGTTCAAGAGATCCAACCAGGGCACCATCATCCATCAGAGGCCTATAGTTTCGAAAGGCGATGTCGTCTCCAAAGGAGAGATAATGGCCGATGGGCAGTCGGTGGATCAGGCAGAGCTGGCCCTTGGGCGTAACGTCCTCATAGCCTTTATCCCCTGGGAGGGATACAACTACGAGGACGCTATCCTCCTCAGCGAGAGATTGGTAAAGGAGGATTTCTTCACCTCCATACATATAGAGGAATACGAGATGGACGCCAGGGACACCAAGCTCGGGCCGGAGGAGATAACGAGGGATATTCCGAACGTCGGAGAGGACGCTCTTAAAGATCTCGATGAGTTCGGGGTGGTACGTGTCGGAGCCGAGGTCAATGCAGGGGATATCCTGGTAGGAAAGGTAACCCCCAAGGGAGAGTCTGATCAGTCTCCGGAGGAGAAGTTGCTCAGGGCCATCTTCGGCGAAAAAGCCAGAGAGGTCAGGGACACGTCTCTCCACGTTCCCCATGGAGCCAGAGGAAAGGTCGTCGCGGTCAAGAAGCTGAACAAGGACGAGAACAGTGATTCCCTCAGTCCCGGGGTCAACGAGGTCGTCAAGGTCTACGTGGCTCAGCTCAGAAAGATCACAGTCGGAGACAAGATGTCCGGTCGTCACGGCAACAAGGGAGTCGTCTCCAGGGTCCTCCCCGTAGAGGATATGCCCTATCTTCCGGACGGCACCCCTGTCGATGTCTGTCTCAACCCCCTCGGGGTTCCAAGTCGAATGAACCTCGGACAGGTTCTCGAGACCATACTGGCCACCGTGGCAGTAGCCAACGACTGGCACGTCGCTACGCCGGTTTTCGAAGGAGCACAGGAAGACGAGATCTACGATCTGCTCGATAAACTCAGTCAGGAGAATCCCGACTATTCCACCTTGACCAGGGGCGGCACCATGCAGCTCATAGACGGCAGAACCGGAGAACCAATGGAATACAAGACCACCGTCGGGTATATGTACATGCTCAAACTCAACCACTTGGTGGACGATAAACTGCACGCCCGATCCATAGGACCTTACAGTCTCATAACCCAGCAGCCTCTGGGCGGTAAGGCTCAGTTTGGCGGGCAGCGCTTCGGAGAGATGGAGGTCTGGGCTCTTCAGGGTTACGGAGCTGCTCATGTTCTTCAGGAGATGTTGACGGTAAAATCCGACGATATTCACGGTCGACTCAAGACCTACGAGAAAATCGTAAAAGGTCAGAATCTGACCAGGCCGGGAGTCCCCGAGAGCTTCAAGGTTCTTGTAAAAGAGCTCGAGGGACTGGGCTTGGGGGTCGATATAGAATACAACGACGGCACCATCGGTCCTCTTCTTCCCGACGAGGACGATGAACAGAGCAACGCCGCTCCCGTCCCTCCAAAGGCGGAGGCCGTTCCGGCCGTAGCTCCGGAGGAGGCATCTGCTCCCACGCCGAAGGAGATGGAGGAGATGATCTTCGGCAACGAGGACGCCAGCGCTAAAGAGAGTAAAATCTCTTATGCGGAGTCTAACGAAGCTCTCTCGGATAGTCCCAAACCCGAGGAGGAGAGAAAGACCTCTAACGAAGAGTCTAACGAAGCTCTCTCGGATAGTTCCACAGTCGAGAACGATGATGTGAAAGGAGCTGACCGCTAA
- the rpoC gene encoding DNA-directed RNA polymerase subunit beta', with protein sequence MTRREIVGVRVRLASPGEIRGLSTGEVKKPETINYRTLRPEKDGLFCERIFGPTKSFECACGKYKKSGPKFKGVICDRCGVEVTDNRVRRERMGHIELAAPVVHIWYLRGIPSRLSLLLGTATKMLEKVVYFAPIRKREPAFKVVIEGKRSDLAKRGDIVSESEVRLHCHYDSKFKAEEAYRVVSVDDVPISEGDIVSSSQISRYKADYGDESFSAEPAFVVKDRGEGVEIELDSILSGDEYRSLKEEGLDVTVERAMSGNQEGFVVTSVAKLPFAKGDVISTSEFNLFQERYPERFTAQLETVVVEDPCFLVINGSESPFDDGDVILDREQYLCSHYDKKFRAGIGAEGVREMLDTLDMDHLAQQLREELSETSGQKRRKLVKRLQVVEDFRKGDCNPQSMVLEVLPVIPPDLRPMVQLDGGRFATSDLNDLYRRVINRNNRLRKLQELRAPEIIVRNEKRMLQESVDALIDNGRMGKAVLGAGNRPLKSLSDLLRGKKGRFRQNLLGKRVDYSGRSVITIGPNLKIYQCGLPKQMALELFKPFVIQKLVDLGIAPNVKSGKRMIERGKEEIWAILEEIIKDHPVMLNRAPTLHRLGIQAFEPVLMEGKAIRLHPLVCTAFNADFDGDQMAVHVPLSVEAQAEARMLMLSANNILSPASGKPIVAPSQDIILGIYYLTNLREGMTGEGKYFDSFDDVLTALDHGIVHVNARIRMRWNHEWGNWKEKVDQWGVSFLDESGKWFETSPGRVLFNSYLPKKLRFLDGQLGKKDLSKLLDLGYNQVSRQEMVEMLDAIKGLGYHWATLSGISFCVTDVVIPKEKEDVVSSSLVEDDEIRNQYDMGVLSEDEYLLQKETLWSKAAADVGNAILNHMGHDNPVRMMVDSGARGSRGQLAQMAGIRGLMADPTGRIIDYPITTNFREGMNMLEYFISTHGARKGLADTALRTAKSGYLTRRLVDVSQDVIITEDDCGTDKGVKIEPLESDGKTVIPISERIAGRTSLNDVADPETGDLIVGAGEIITPDLASRIDSCGFKEIWVRSPMTCTTRHGICQKCYGVDLATRSVVDIGEAVGVVAAQSIGEPGTQLTMRTFHTGGVRITGEDITQGLPRIEQLFEARRPKKVSVLAGVDGKVIEIREMEGKRKVIITSEEPGNEQKITHTIPSSQNLLVEEGEPVYRSTKLTEGYIDPQQLLEVLGQEEVQKYLVDSIQEVYRSQGVSINNKHIEVILRKVAPVNRLRVVDEGDTAFVAGDLVWAGDVEAEEKVILEENENNIHEAVKIFSGKIFQGIAGAVKTDLSKKKTQPMDEELIRSILTPGAPVTEIDVTDEIGPLKIIAGEASFRKELKGFELIDPFEARDGKVVESGQPLTLGQLSVITSQEPRPLRVRDVEVIEKLIDSAYLAEDVVVDGQAVAFKDHMVTEEVAALLRINDVPFVKAWKGIERISVSDAMQERLLARIWGKPLKQAIDSQGNALSSKPQLVDGSVVRGIIDGDLAAISIGEDIITRENILKEVIADTCYGKVLLDRVEVDGRVAADSGQEINKSLLDELVAANPEELVIRPIHCNNETRNIVSRVTFVRKLRQNPECRKFIHGITKAALATDSFLSAASFQQTAQVLAGAAVRCQVDNLVGLKENVIIGHLIPAGTGVEDFRKIAVKEKES encoded by the coding sequence ATGACCCGCCGCGAGATCGTCGGAGTCAGGGTACGTCTTGCCAGTCCTGGAGAGATAAGGGGACTTTCCACCGGAGAGGTCAAGAAACCCGAGACCATCAACTACCGGACCTTGAGGCCCGAGAAAGACGGCCTTTTCTGCGAGCGTATCTTCGGGCCCACTAAAAGCTTTGAATGCGCCTGCGGCAAGTACAAGAAAAGCGGTCCGAAATTCAAGGGCGTGATATGCGATCGATGCGGCGTGGAGGTAACGGATAACCGCGTTCGTAGAGAGAGAATGGGTCACATCGAGCTGGCCGCCCCTGTCGTTCACATATGGTATCTCCGGGGTATCCCCAGCAGACTCAGTCTGTTGCTTGGGACCGCCACGAAGATGCTGGAAAAGGTGGTCTACTTCGCTCCCATAAGAAAGAGGGAACCGGCCTTCAAGGTAGTCATAGAGGGCAAGAGGTCCGATCTCGCTAAAAGAGGAGACATCGTCTCTGAAAGCGAGGTCAGGCTTCACTGCCATTACGACTCGAAGTTCAAGGCCGAGGAGGCCTATAGGGTCGTATCTGTCGACGATGTTCCCATCTCGGAGGGTGACATCGTGTCGTCCTCTCAGATAAGTCGCTACAAGGCGGACTACGGTGACGAATCCTTTTCTGCCGAACCTGCCTTTGTCGTGAAAGACCGCGGAGAGGGAGTCGAGATCGAGCTTGACTCTATCCTATCCGGAGATGAATATCGGTCATTGAAAGAAGAAGGGCTGGATGTAACGGTAGAGAGGGCCATGTCGGGGAACCAGGAGGGATTTGTCGTCACGTCGGTTGCCAAGCTTCCATTCGCCAAGGGAGACGTTATATCTACCAGCGAGTTCAATCTCTTTCAGGAACGTTATCCGGAACGCTTTACCGCTCAGCTCGAGACTGTTGTAGTTGAGGATCCCTGTTTCCTGGTGATAAACGGCAGCGAGTCTCCCTTTGACGACGGTGACGTGATACTGGACAGAGAACAGTATCTCTGTAGCCACTACGATAAAAAGTTTCGTGCCGGCATAGGTGCGGAAGGCGTTAGGGAGATGCTCGACACCCTGGACATGGACCACTTGGCCCAGCAACTCAGGGAAGAACTGTCCGAGACTTCCGGCCAGAAACGTCGGAAGTTGGTCAAGAGACTCCAGGTCGTAGAGGATTTTCGCAAGGGCGATTGCAACCCTCAGTCCATGGTGCTCGAGGTCCTGCCGGTCATTCCTCCGGACCTTCGTCCTATGGTGCAGCTCGATGGAGGTCGTTTCGCTACCTCAGACCTTAACGACCTGTACCGAAGGGTTATAAACAGAAACAACCGACTGAGAAAGCTTCAGGAGCTCAGGGCTCCGGAGATAATAGTCAGGAACGAAAAGAGGATGCTCCAGGAGTCGGTCGACGCACTGATCGACAACGGTCGAATGGGCAAGGCGGTGCTGGGGGCCGGCAATCGTCCCCTGAAGAGTCTCTCCGACCTGTTGAGAGGCAAAAAGGGGCGCTTCCGTCAGAACCTGCTCGGTAAGCGAGTGGACTATTCCGGTCGTTCGGTCATAACGATAGGCCCCAATTTAAAGATATACCAGTGTGGTCTTCCCAAGCAGATGGCTCTAGAGCTGTTCAAGCCCTTCGTAATACAGAAACTGGTGGACCTAGGCATAGCTCCGAACGTCAAGAGCGGCAAGAGAATGATCGAAAGAGGCAAGGAGGAAATCTGGGCCATTCTGGAGGAGATCATAAAAGATCACCCTGTGATGTTGAACAGAGCTCCCACGCTTCACAGACTGGGCATCCAGGCTTTCGAGCCTGTTTTGATGGAGGGTAAGGCCATACGGCTTCACCCCCTGGTCTGTACCGCTTTCAACGCCGACTTCGACGGAGACCAGATGGCAGTACACGTACCTCTCTCCGTGGAAGCTCAGGCGGAGGCCAGGATGCTCATGCTCTCCGCAAACAACATACTTTCCCCCGCTAGCGGGAAGCCCATAGTGGCTCCCTCGCAGGACATAATATTGGGGATATACTATCTGACCAATCTCAGAGAGGGTATGACCGGAGAGGGCAAATACTTCGACAGCTTTGACGACGTCTTAACCGCTCTGGATCACGGAATTGTGCACGTGAACGCCAGAATTCGCATGAGATGGAACCACGAATGGGGAAACTGGAAAGAGAAGGTCGATCAATGGGGAGTCTCCTTCCTGGATGAAAGCGGAAAATGGTTCGAGACCTCGCCGGGAAGGGTCCTTTTCAACAGCTATCTCCCTAAAAAACTTCGATTCCTCGACGGTCAGCTGGGAAAGAAGGACCTTAGCAAACTGTTGGATCTCGGGTACAACCAGGTCTCCCGTCAGGAAATGGTCGAGATGTTGGATGCCATAAAGGGTCTCGGCTATCACTGGGCTACCTTGAGCGGTATAAGTTTCTGCGTTACCGACGTAGTAATACCCAAGGAGAAAGAGGACGTGGTCTCCAGTTCTCTGGTAGAGGACGACGAGATAAGAAACCAGTACGATATGGGAGTCCTCTCGGAGGACGAATACCTTCTTCAAAAGGAGACCCTGTGGTCCAAGGCGGCCGCTGACGTAGGAAACGCCATACTGAACCACATGGGACACGATAACCCGGTCAGGATGATGGTCGACTCCGGAGCCAGGGGAAGTAGAGGCCAGCTCGCTCAGATGGCCGGAATTCGAGGCCTTATGGCCGATCCGACCGGACGAATAATAGACTACCCCATCACCACCAACTTCCGTGAGGGGATGAACATGTTGGAGTACTTCATCTCCACTCATGGAGCCAGAAAGGGGTTAGCCGATACAGCCCTTCGTACGGCCAAGTCGGGGTATCTGACCCGTCGTCTCGTCGATGTCTCTCAGGACGTCATAATAACCGAAGACGACTGCGGAACGGACAAAGGTGTCAAAATAGAGCCTTTGGAGAGCGACGGCAAAACGGTCATCCCTATCAGCGAGAGGATAGCCGGTAGAACGTCCCTGAACGATGTTGCCGATCCGGAGACCGGTGACCTGATAGTAGGGGCTGGCGAGATCATAACTCCGGATCTTGCTTCCCGTATAGACTCCTGCGGATTCAAGGAGATCTGGGTAAGAAGCCCCATGACCTGCACAACCAGACACGGTATATGTCAGAAGTGCTACGGTGTCGACCTAGCGACCCGTTCCGTCGTCGACATCGGAGAGGCTGTAGGTGTCGTGGCCGCCCAATCCATCGGTGAGCCAGGAACCCAGCTTACCATGAGGACCTTCCATACCGGAGGAGTCAGGATTACCGGTGAGGACATCACTCAGGGTCTTCCAAGGATAGAGCAGCTTTTCGAGGCCCGTCGTCCCAAAAAAGTCTCCGTCCTTGCCGGTGTTGACGGCAAGGTGATCGAAATTCGGGAGATGGAGGGCAAGCGTAAGGTAATAATAACCTCCGAGGAGCCTGGGAACGAACAGAAGATCACTCACACCATCCCTTCGTCGCAAAACCTTCTGGTCGAAGAGGGCGAACCTGTCTATCGTTCAACCAAGCTGACCGAGGGATATATCGATCCTCAGCAGCTTCTTGAGGTTCTTGGGCAGGAAGAGGTCCAGAAATACCTGGTTGACAGTATTCAGGAGGTCTACCGTTCTCAGGGCGTCTCCATCAACAACAAACACATAGAGGTGATCCTCAGGAAAGTCGCTCCTGTGAACAGATTGAGGGTCGTCGATGAAGGAGACACAGCCTTCGTGGCAGGTGATCTGGTATGGGCCGGTGACGTGGAGGCCGAGGAAAAGGTCATACTGGAGGAAAACGAGAACAACATACATGAGGCTGTAAAAATATTCTCCGGTAAGATTTTTCAGGGAATAGCCGGGGCCGTCAAAACGGATTTGAGCAAGAAAAAAACCCAGCCCATGGACGAAGAGCTCATAAGGTCCATCCTGACCCCTGGAGCACCTGTGACGGAGATAGACGTGACCGATGAGATTGGACCTCTTAAAATCATCGCGGGAGAGGCCTCTTTCAGAAAAGAACTCAAAGGATTCGAGCTTATAGATCCCTTCGAGGCCAGAGACGGGAAAGTCGTCGAATCGGGGCAGCCTCTTACCCTTGGTCAGTTGTCGGTGATAACCTCTCAAGAGCCCCGGCCCTTGAGAGTCAGGGACGTGGAGGTAATAGAGAAGCTGATTGATTCGGCCTATCTTGCGGAGGACGTCGTGGTGGACGGTCAGGCCGTCGCCTTCAAGGACCACATGGTCACGGAGGAAGTAGCTGCGTTGCTAAGGATAAACGACGTCCCCTTCGTAAAGGCATGGAAGGGAATCGAGAGAATCAGCGTCTCCGATGCAATGCAGGAAAGGCTCCTGGCCAGGATATGGGGTAAACCTCTGAAACAGGCCATAGATTCCCAGGGTAATGCACTCTCCTCAAAACCTCAGCTTGTGGACGGCAGCGTAGTTCGAGGGATAATAGACGGAGATCTTGCGGCTATCTCTATAGGTGAGGATATAATAACGAGGGAGAACATCCTCAAGGAGGTCATAGCCGATACCTGTTATGGAAAGGTTCTGCTGGACAGGGTAGAGGTTGACGGCAGGGTTGCGGCCGACTCCGGTCAGGAAATAAATAAATCGCTTTTGGACGAGCTGGTCGCAGCTAATCCGGAGGAATTGGTCATAAGGCCTATTCACTGTAATAATGAAACCAGGAACATAGTCTCCAGAGTTACCTTTGTTCGTAAGCTCAGACAGAATCCCGAATGTCGGAAGTTTATCCACGGAATAACAAAGGCCGCTCTGGCCACTGACAGCTTCCTTAGTGCCGCGTCCTTCCAGCAGACCGCTCAGGTACTTGCGGGGGCTGCGGTCCGTTGTCAGGTCGATAACCTCGTAGGCTTGAAGGAGAACGTGATAATCGGTCATCTCATCCCGGCCGGAACGGGAGTGGAGGATTTTCGTAAGATCGCGGTCAAGGAAAAAGAATCCTAA
- a CDS encoding ribosomal L7Ae/L30e/S12e/Gadd45 family protein yields MNVAELTEGRRFVGFKQVRREVLRGNVRKVFVAADADLSMIQEITHICSERGVPMETVDSMASLGRACVIDRGAATAALQRDDRC; encoded by the coding sequence ATGAACGTAGCGGAGTTGACCGAGGGCAGGCGATTCGTAGGTTTCAAGCAGGTCCGTCGCGAAGTTTTGAGGGGCAACGTCCGTAAAGTCTTCGTCGCTGCCGATGCCGACCTTTCGATGATTCAGGAGATAACCCATATATGTTCCGAGCGGGGTGTTCCGATGGAAACGGTCGATTCTATGGCGTCTCTGGGCAGGGCTTGCGTCATAGATAGAGGCGCAGCTACAGCGGCTTTGCAGCGGGACGACCGCTGTTAA
- the rpsL gene encoding 30S ribosomal protein S12 — MPTINQLVRKGRSEKVKKSDSPALQNCPARRGVCTRVYTITPKKPNSALRKVARVRLTNGIEVTSYIPGVGHNLQEHSVVLVRGGRVKDLPGVRYHIVRGTLDCGGVEGRRRSRSKYGARRPKS, encoded by the coding sequence GTGCCAACAATCAACCAGTTAGTCCGGAAAGGTCGGAGTGAGAAGGTCAAGAAGTCCGACTCCCCGGCGTTGCAGAATTGTCCGGCGCGAAGAGGGGTTTGCACGCGAGTATATACGATCACTCCCAAAAAGCCCAACTCGGCTTTGAGAAAGGTCGCCCGTGTGCGTCTGACCAACGGTATCGAGGTGACCTCATATATACCGGGAGTCGGTCATAATCTGCAGGAGCACTCTGTCGTCCTGGTCAGGGGTGGTCGAGTCAAGGACCTTCCCGGTGTGCGCTATCACATCGTACGCGGTACCCTTGATTGCGGCGGTGTCGAAGGTCGTCGTCGGAGCCGTTCCAAATACGGTGCCCGTCGTCCTAAGTCCTAA
- the rpsG gene encoding 30S ribosomal protein S7, which produces MPRKGHVRKRDSLLDTRFGNLAVTKFINKVMLDGKKSTAEKIVYEALDKAAEKLGVEPIEVFNKAMENVKPLVEVRSRRVGGATYQVPVEVAPARAQALAIRWIISYSRGKKGMPMNERLSREFVDAYKGEGSSIKKREDTHKMAEANRAFAHYRW; this is translated from the coding sequence ATGCCGCGTAAAGGGCATGTGAGAAAGAGAGATTCGTTGCTGGATACCAGGTTCGGAAATCTCGCTGTCACTAAGTTCATCAATAAGGTCATGCTCGACGGTAAGAAAAGTACCGCCGAGAAGATAGTCTACGAAGCTCTCGATAAAGCCGCCGAAAAATTGGGCGTGGAGCCTATCGAGGTCTTCAATAAGGCCATGGAGAACGTCAAGCCTCTCGTCGAGGTCCGTTCCCGCAGGGTCGGTGGTGCGACCTATCAGGTCCCAGTGGAGGTTGCGCCCGCAAGGGCTCAGGCTCTCGCTATCCGTTGGATAATCTCCTACTCTAGGGGCAAGAAAGGCATGCCCATGAACGAGAGGCTTTCCAGGGAGTTTGTCGATGCCTATAAGGGCGAGGGTAGCTCCATCAAGAAGAGGGAAGATACTCACAAGATGGCAGAGGCCAATAGGGCCTTCGCTCACTACCGTTGGTAG